The sequence GTGTCACCATTCTTTGATATGTAGATCCAACATTCTTAAGATTAAAGGGTATCACATGATAGTGGTAATTTCCAGTGGGAGCGTGAAAAACAGTTTTTTCCTGATCAAATAATGCTAAAGGTATCTGATGATAcccttggaaggcatccaagAAAGTCATCTGAGGATGTCCAACCATGGCATCCAGCAGTTTATCAATTCAAGGAATGGGTAAGGGGTCTTTCGGACAAACTTtattcaaatccgtgaagtctacacacacaCGCCACCTCCTGCTCTTCTTCTTTACCACCACGGTATTTGCCAACATTCGGGGTAAAAGATTTCTTTGATTGCCCCTGCTTGTTTAAGTTTGTTCACTTCTGCCATTATTGCCTCAGCATGCTCATTTGATGAATGCTAAGGAGGTTGGTTTCATGGGATCGCCTCTAGACTCACGTTTAACCAGTGACATATAAACTCAGGATCTATCCTGAGTACGTCATAAGtactccatgcaaacacatcaatattaTCTTCCAAAAATCTCACCAATGCTGCCTTTTCCAAGGACGACAATTGAGACCCTATCTAAAAGCATTTTTCTTCATCCCGTCCAACCACAACCCTTTCAAGTTCCTCAAAAAATACTCCATGTGACTTGGTCCCAAGTCCTACTTTGGGACCTTCTAGTTGTTATGGGATTCGTTCATCTTCCACCATAATAGGATCCACAGGATGCTATGTAATGGCTGCCACCAAACATTGCCTAAACATTGTCTAGCTACCAACTAGTTCCCCTACTCTTCCTTGTGTAGGATACTTAACTTTCAAATGCAGAGTTAAGGACACCACACCTATAGCATGAAGCCATGGTCTAGCTAAAATAGCTGTGTAAGGAGAATAGGCCTTAACTACAATGAAACTGACCTGCACCTCCTCGTCTCTAGCCCGCATAGGTAACCTTATCACCCCACGAGGGACTACCATCCTCCTATTAAAGCCCACCAACGGCAAGTCATATTTTTCTAGGTCCTTGAGCCTTAGGTCTAACCCTTTATACAAGTCAGGGTGCATAATCTCCGCTCCACTTTCCTGGTCTACCAGTATCCTTTTTACATCATACCCACCAATCCTAATGGTAACTACCAAAACATTATTGTGTGGCTAGAATGTTCCctccttatcctcctctgaaaaaTCCAAAGTAGGGGTGGCTACCACCTTGGCCTTTTTGAGAGCCTAGCCCTTATCACTTTAATCGAGGCCTAAAACCACAGACATGACCCCAAAACAAGTCCCAGCATTGCCCCTAGGCTTAGCGAAAATCACATTAATTGTGCCTAAAGTTGGCCGAGGAGATACACCCTTCTGGTACCCTGCTCCCGAATGCTCAATTTGACCTGTTGGCTGGTGCAAGAACTGACTTAGCTTCCCTGCCTTCACCAGTAGACCCAGGTAGTCTTGCAAAGTCTTGCAATCCTCCGCCGTGTGCCCTTTTTCCTGATGATAATGGCAATAAAGGCTTTGGTTCCTCTTAGACGAATCCCCTCCATCTTATTAGGCCACTTGAAATATGATTTATGTTTATCTTCTCCAGTATCTGATAGACTAGCTCTTTAAACAATAAGTTGACCAATTGAGCCCCCATTGATGATATCTGATTGGGGAAGTCCCTTCTAGGATGGTTATTATGATATCTTGCTCCCCGATGATCCTTTTTCACTGGGAACAACTTAGCTTTGCCCTTTCCCTGGGTCTAATCTTCCTCCACTCGTTTATACTTATCAATGCGATCCATAAGCTGGCGCATACTGAGGGCAAACTTCATGGTTAGTGACTTCCTCAACTCATGCTCTATTGGGAGTCCTACCTTGAAAGTTCTCATTGCTACGTCTTCGAAATTTCCATCTATTTCATTGTACGTTTCCCAATACCTGTCTGAATAAGTCTTGAGAGTCTCACCTTCCTTCATTGCCATGGACAAGAGAGAGTCTAAGGGCTTgggaactctactgcatgttACAAATCTAGCACCAAATGCCCTTATCAGCTCTTCGAAGGACCTTATTGACCCTTCTTCTAGGGTATTAAACCACCACATAGTGATAGGCCCGAGgctggaggggaaaaccttGCACATGAGGGCTTCATTGCTAGAATGAACGGCTATCTtctgattgaaatgactcacatgctccacagggtCAGACCTTCCATTGTAAATGGTAAAAGTTGGCTGTGAAAATCAATGGGGGAGCTTGGCCTTGTTGATCCCCCTAACAAAGGGTGACTTAGAGATTTGTTGGAGGGCTTTGTTCATTGCATCATTCCCCATGCTATGGTGAGATGACCCTTGCCCGTGCTTATACTTGTCCTTTTTCAGTTTATGCCGGCGTGAGGAGGCTGAGAAGGACTCGCTAGATGGAGTTCTTGACCTATGGTGATACGAGCAATCCCTACTCCCCCCCAATCCATCACTTGATGAGGGTGAAAAGCTGCTCTTTCTGTCACGCTCTCTTCGCCGTAGCTTCCTACGCAGGTGATCTATCTCACACTGCAACTTTCACGTCTCTTGATCGTCCGAAACTTGGCTCCCTGACCTTGAATGACTCCTCTCCGTGCGCTCCATATGGTATGACTTTACCATAACACTTGGTGTATAATGCCTATCTCTTCTTTGTTCCAAGTTAACAAATGGATTCGCCCTCTGTGAAGCCACAGATTCTTCCCTGTTTTGCTTCGGGTTGGCCATGACTTACCAGAACAAAGCCACAACAAAACCTTGTTTCacacagacggcaccaattgtaagaGCACGTTTCCTTGGTTACCCAAGtccacttagaatagtgagaTTAATGTTCCCAAACCTGACCCAAATTAATAGATATTTGTAAAGAGAGTGTGATGAACAAGTTTGGGCTTTGCCCAAGGACATAGATAGAGTAGGATGAATAAGAAGTCTAAGATTTAATTGTATAAATATATCTTTACAATCTTGCCCAAGGACAATGTTCTTggttattacatacattgttcactctctttctctcagttACTATTCTAGcttttatctctttctcttgatTCTTTTTTCAGGATCCCCTTTATCTGAGAGTccctttcctttatatactctaTGGCCTCTTGTATCCTAACCCTGCATCTTCAATCCCCCCAAATCTCCttaggacacttgtcccattagacttctggtgaaggtggtggaaggaacTGATGAGCTGTGGATCTACTTTCAGgttacttcctcattaatgtagCTAATAAAGTTGTTGCCAGCCATTTAATGAGGAGGAGTAGGTGAGACCTTACAAGAAACCTCCCACAAATATCTTGTTTATTCCATAAGGTGCCCACTTTCACCTCTTAAATCCCCCCAAAGACGCTCTGTTACTTCCCACTCTTTCCTCGGACCACGTCACTCCTCAGGTCATGAATGCTCCCTTATGAGGAATAAATGAAGGCTACAGCGGTGCTTCCTATCTTCAGTCTTCGGATCCCCACAAtatccttacaattttttttaaagagttaataaaatataaaaatgactatcaatagtatttaaattatatctataggaattatattatgaatCTTATTGTAAATCTTTAACTGTATccgtgcatatgcatggggttacatGCTACTTAAGATAATTGGAACCTACAAATGTAATTGTGTTTTAATTTAACTAGTGTGTAACCCTGTGCATATGCACAggtataattaaaaacaatcatgaTTACATGGTTtaaattgtgatgtttttaaAGAGGTTCAACTCTATATATGTATAGGGAAAGGTAAGAGAAagtccaattagattttaaattgaaattcaattaaagtttaattttgcgccatgtgtcccatctaatctaagtttttaaatttttgtaccaagtgagttaattcaatgtaaaaaataagaagttcaatataaataaaccttaaaaaaaaacctaattatatatatatatatatatatatatatatatatatatatatatatatatatatatatatatatatatatataacctatgcttagagaaaattttatcgggaattgaaaaagttttgatagccttttcaattcttgataaattttttcaaaaacggATTTGTTAATGTATGATTAACCcgactctttttttattaagatatttttttatgtcaGGATCTTGAATGTAACAAATTCTAATTGAGCTGAACGATCTCATGCACTtaatttaggagatactattggaccaatttattcttttattttgtgttgtatttagtagaatCTCACGGACGGTGATTTTGAAtagatattgtatatgtagtatccaatagagattttcaaaattatatacataatagtAGTGTAATGAAAAATTTGGCGAAACCAATACTatgaaaattgtaagaaaaaactattatagtaTTTTCTGAATATCCTGGTTGAACTAATATCCTATATGTTTTATAACCCAAGTTAGCATCAATAGTACTACTACAATTTATCAATTTTGTGCCTAAGCATGGTTACATGCtagttataaataaaattagcttacaacttttatttctaaaatatgtaatgctttttctatatatatatatatatatatatatatatatatatatatatgatttagaatttaattgaagtCAGACTCTTCAATTTTTGCATTTAATAATGCACTTGccacaaatatcaaaaaaattagatggacacATACATAACattagatttcaattgaaatccaatttagattttgaatttttcaatttttaccgtcaataattcacttggcacaaaaacttaaaaattaaataagatatgtgataaaaaaaaaaaaaaaaaaaaaacttagtatcTCCCCCTCACATAAAAAATGCATAATACACAGTGCATTACACAAAATACTTTCTTTATTAATGAGAAGCGAATCTACTAGTATATAGTGTGTGAATATGAGTTAGATTTTGGCATTGGTTTCTTGACCAAACAAACCATATTAAAGATCTAAGCTCTTCTCCCAAGGTGTATTAAAGAGCGATACAGTAAGATAAAGGAAAATCCCCGATGAGATAGTTGGCAATGTCAGTTGCTGGCTCAAACTGGTAtaattattatcaaaataaagttCAAAGATTAAAAGTAAACTAAAGTAATATACTAATAAATACATCAAATACTCTGCAACAACAAACAATAGAAATGGCGAAGAAAGTGTTTATTATATTAAGCAAAAAAGCTTGGGAGAAGAGCTTGGGGAGGTgtgttttaattaatatatttacaGTAGCAGTGGCGGTGGTTAATCATCAAGAGCTCTCATTTTTATGTAAGCGTGGGTATAAATGCAGGACCTTTGCCATTActcttttctctttcaaaatacTACACTACATTACGCTACTCATCGCCTTAATTTCTCTTTGGACCGCCTCTTCCAGTCTTTATCTCAAGactgcttttttatttttatttttattttctctctctctctgtagcGTGACAGTGTACAGCAGGGTTTCTGAGCCAAAAGGACAGGAAGGGTTTGAACAAACAAAAGCCCAAATTCAATAAAAGTTGGGAGTGAAAAGGTTGAATGGAGGGCAGAGTACCAAAAGTAGCTCAGAATCTCAAATGGGTATCTTTCTCTAGCCACTTTTTagctctctcctctctctctctctcacagagcTGGTCTGACTAGGGTTTTAATGTGTATTTATTATACTGAAATCAATGTTCTTTGTATAATTGACTGCTTCCACAGACCTTTTCTCAGCTCTCCTTTGAACTGTCTTTTTTAGTTTCTCTGTCTTGGTTGGGCTTCTTTCGAGTATTTTTGGTACTTCCAAGTTCAGTGGTGGCTTTGGAAATAGTAGCTTTTAAAGCTGTGGTTTCAGTGTTTGAGCTCAGTACTAGTTGATGTGGGTCTTTCTTGTTTACTTCTTCTAAGCTGCGTTCCGTGTAGTCAGTTTTACAGACTTACATGATATGGTCCTCTTTTGGTGGGAGTCATTGAGCTTATTCGGAAGATCTTACGGCCAATGTGAAGGTTCCTATgttgttgtaacttgtaagtatCAATTACATGGTTGAATTGAAGCCTGTTAATTTGTGTGGTTGAACTTGTCTCGATTTGATTTGAATTTAGTTTTGTTCTGTTTTTCCTCCCGTTTATTTAGGTATTTGATCTTTGGGTGTTCGTATCTAGGATTGGGCAACCAGATTTTTGTTGAGGGTGGACAAAATTTTacgtttttgtttgattttctgaGGATTGATTGCCGGTTGTTTGAGAATAGTTGTAAAGAGAAAAAGGTAATTTATTTAGTAATTAGCACTCTGGCTGCTTCTGGTATTCTCTTTGTGAAGGTGATCAGATGGATATGGTGGGTGGTGACAAGGATAAATTTGAGCTAGAAAGTAGGAATGAGGAGGATCCTATGAATTTTGCTGCACCTAGTCCTAGTCCTAGTGTTGACTGGCGATTTGGTGGTTTGGTTCCCACTGGAAATCCAATGGCAGTTAGCAAAGGATCTACTTCAATGGTGGTGGATTCATTCGGGCCAACCCTTTGGGACCAAAGCCAAACCGCAAATCCACAAAACTTGGGGGGATTATTTTCTGACATTAATAATGTCCAGAACAGTGCAGGCAATTCAGACACATTAGGAATTAGAAAAGGTACTCCTGCAGCTGTGGTCACTTTACCAAGGATTGATCATAAAACATTTGACATGGGTTGGAATCCAACAAGTTCAGTGTTGAACTTGAAAGGGGGAGGGGGAATTTTCTTACCTGGAAATGGAATGCTCCCACAGAGCTTATCTCAGTTCCCAGCAGATTCTGCCTTCATTGAGCGAGCTGCTAGGTTTTCATGCTTCAATGTCAATGGTGGGAATTTTAGTGATATGGTTAACCCTTTGGAATCTATGGGGGGTACTAATTATTTTAGGGGTGGGGGAATGATGCAAGAGGTTTTTGGTGGCAATGGACAGTCTCACTCTCAAAAGAATGAGGTGATGAATGTGGATGAGGCTTTCAAAGATGTTTCTATGTCTGTTGGTGAGCATGAGCATGATCATGGGGCTACTGGAGGTGGAGGGAGCCCACTAAAGAATGTTAGATCTCATGATGAAGCTAAACAAGGCATTGGTGTCGGTGGGTCTGGACCTGGTAATGATTCTGATGAAGCTGAGTTTAGCACTGCAGGTGGTCAAGACGAGCCATCTGTGTTGGAAGGTACTACAGGTGGGGAACGTTTTGCTGGGGGACTTGaatcaaagaaaaggaaaaggagtgAGCAGGTAAACCATGGTtctcaatttttcttctttaatctGTAATGACTGCCTTcttgttgttattgtttggttttttttcctcacaGTCATGTTAAAATCTTGTGCTAGGATACTGAATTGGATCTAGCCAAAGTAGGTCCACAACAGCCTGGTGAATCTGCAAAGGATGACACTGAAATTCAACAGAACGGAGACCAAAAGCCAACTTCAACTACTAATAAGAGCTCTGGGAAACATGGTAAACAGGGTTCTCAAGCTTCAGATCCACCAAAAGAAGAATATATTCATATCAGAGCTCGAAGGGGCCAGGCCACAAATAGCCATAGTCTTGCAGAAAGGGTAACattggattaatttttttctcttttaaaaaaagccACATATTTTGCGTTAGCACCTGGGTTAAAATTACATGATTCTGATTATAGGTAAGAAGAGAAAAGATCAGTGAAAGGATGAAGTTTCTTCAAGATCTTGTACCTGGTTGCAGCAAGGTTGGTTTGTTGAAATTAATAGTTTTGAGAACGTGATTATTTCAAATTCGCACCAGAATTGAGTCTATGCTCTTCAAATTATGAGAATCAGGTTTGTATCTGCAGGTCACTGGTAAAGCAGTGATGCTGGACGAAATCATTAATTACGTACAATCACTGCAACGACAGGTTGAGGTATGGGAGTAGCAAAATTTTCCTTAGCTTGAGTTTATCCATTGTTATTGCCCTTTCATGTGTCCTGAGTTTCTGTGCAGCGTCAACTTTTAATTTCATCAGATGTTCTAAATTTCAAGTATAGATGCATGAGCTACCTAATATTGTGTGACTTGTCCATCCTGACACAGATCTTGAATGATTAAGCAAGCATTGCAGCCGCTTATATGGTCATTGTTATAAGATATCACTTTTGAGTTGACGAAAGTTGATGAACTTTACACTAATTTACCTATCTCTTGCCTTTTAACTAAATTATTGCTTCACCTGTATATTGGAAACATGTTTGTTTCAATGATTTCATGGTTCTTATAGTTTAACACTAAGTAACTTTTTTTTGCAGTTTTTGTCAATGAAACTTGCCACTGTGAATCCACGGCTAGATTTTAATGTTGAAGGGCTCCTGTCAAAAGATGTAAATAACGTGCCAAATATTTTGCTAAGATGCAAAATCATTACAAGTgcctttttatatttcctaaaCGTATTCTACAATTTATGCAGATCCTTCAATCACGAGCAGGTCCATCTACGTTGGGATTTTCACCAGATATGCCCATGGCTTATCCTCCACTGCATTCCTCTCAACAAGGACTCATTCGAGCAGGTCTTTCTGGCCTGGGAAGTTCGTCTGATTTGCATCGAAGAACCATTAATTCCCAGTTGACACCCATGACTGGAGGGTTCAAGGAACCTACACGGGTATCTTTAATCCATAGCTAGATCTATAGTTTCTCACCACTAGCTTTGATTCTAAAATGTTCTTATTTAGTTTGTATAAAAATTTTTCTT comes from Castanea sativa cultivar Marrone di Chiusa Pesio chromosome 3, ASM4071231v1 and encodes:
- the LOC142629473 gene encoding transcription factor bHLH49 — translated: MDMVGGDKDKFELESRNEEDPMNFAAPSPSPSVDWRFGGLVPTGNPMAVSKGSTSMVVDSFGPTLWDQSQTANPQNLGGLFSDINNVQNSAGNSDTLGIRKGTPAAVVTLPRIDHKTFDMGWNPTSSVLNLKGGGGIFLPGNGMLPQSLSQFPADSAFIERAARFSCFNVNGGNFSDMVNPLESMGGTNYFRGGGMMQEVFGGNGQSHSQKNEVMNVDEAFKDVSMSVGEHEHDHGATGGGGSPLKNVRSHDEAKQGIGVGGSGPGNDSDEAEFSTAGGQDEPSVLEGTTGGERFAGGLESKKRKRSEQDTELDLAKVGPQQPGESAKDDTEIQQNGDQKPTSTTNKSSGKHGKQGSQASDPPKEEYIHIRARRGQATNSHSLAERVRREKISERMKFLQDLVPGCSKVTGKAVMLDEIINYVQSLQRQVEFLSMKLATVNPRLDFNVEGLLSKDILQSRAGPSTLGFSPDMPMAYPPLHSSQQGLIRAGLSGLGSSSDLHRRTINSQLTPMTGGFKEPTRLPNVWEDELHNVVQMSYGTSATPNSQDVDGSLPPGHMKVEL